A region of Poecile atricapillus isolate bPoeAtr1 chromosome 24, bPoeAtr1.hap1, whole genome shotgun sequence DNA encodes the following proteins:
- the TRNP1 gene encoding TMF-regulated nuclear protein 1, giving the protein MATAAAAPAPPSPAGGDAQRPSRGGPGGPGGGPGPGPGAVELAAARRRLVAAEGRRRAAAELEGRVRQVHCALLHAELRLAARAETLGRLGAGVAQAQLALAAQSQRLQKGLRRRPRPRPGALLAAARALRSCVPWTPGRSRGAPPGTPVRRLPPASRGSA; this is encoded by the coding sequence ATGGCTACCGCAGCGGCGGCACCGGCACCTCCGAGCCCCGCCGGCGGCGACGCGCAGCGCCCGTcccgcggcggccccggcggccccggcggcggtcccggtcccggtcccggtgcggTGGAGctggcggcggcgcggcggagGCTGGTGGCGGCcgaggggcggcggcgggcggcggcagAGCTGGAGGGGCGGGTGCGGCAGGTTCACTGCGCTCTGCTGCACGCCGAGCTGCGCCTGGCCGCCCGCGCAGAGACCCTGGGCCGCCTCGGGGCCGGCGTGGCCCAGGCGCAGCTGGCCCTGGCAGCCCAGAGCCAGCGGCTGCAGAAGGGGCTGCGCCGccgcccgcggccccggcccggaGCGCTCCTCGCCGCCGCCCGCGCCCTGCGCAGCTGCGTGCCCTGGACCCCCGGGAGGAGCCGCGGAGCCCCCCCGGGCACCCCCGTGCGCCGCCTGCCCCCCGCCAGCCGCGGCTCCGCCTAG